One stretch of Amycolatopsis tolypomycina DNA includes these proteins:
- a CDS encoding TetR/AcrR family transcriptional regulator — protein sequence MARSGDFVDVRVQRSKAAVLAQTYELLSAGGIGGVSIDEVARRSGVSKTTIYRHWPSRAALLIEACSTIGSAPPVPDTGSFGSDLVALAEALAEQLRSARWAAVLPSIVDAAEREPELAGLHADLHARLMAPFGVVTERARARGELAADRGPADVTAAVAGPLFYRRWFSREPLDAAFVARVAEDALGHLGV from the coding sequence GTGGCCCGATCGGGGGACTTCGTCGACGTTCGAGTGCAGCGGTCCAAGGCGGCGGTGCTCGCCCAGACGTACGAGTTGCTCTCGGCGGGCGGCATCGGTGGTGTCAGCATCGACGAGGTCGCGCGACGCTCGGGCGTCTCCAAGACCACGATCTACCGCCACTGGCCGTCACGGGCCGCGCTGCTGATCGAGGCGTGCTCGACGATCGGGTCGGCGCCTCCGGTCCCCGACACGGGCAGCTTCGGCAGCGATCTCGTCGCCTTGGCCGAGGCGCTGGCCGAGCAGCTGCGGAGCGCCCGCTGGGCGGCGGTCTTGCCCTCCATCGTGGACGCCGCCGAGCGCGAGCCCGAGCTGGCCGGGCTCCACGCGGATCTGCACGCCCGGTTGATGGCTCCGTTCGGTGTGGTGACCGAACGCGCGCGAGCCCGCGGCGAGCTCGCCGCGGATCGTGGGCCGGCCGACGTCACCGCCGCCGTCGCCGGCCCGCTGTTCTACCGTCGCTGGTTCTCCCGCGAGCCGCTCGACGCCGCATTCGTCGCGCGCGTGGCCGAAGACGCCCTCGGCCATCTCGGCGTCTGA
- a CDS encoding MFS transporter, with translation MTFSMSGIFVGSFSVFLPAVSQAMHWGLPVFTLVFTVSQYVTAAACPLGGRITRLVGVRITATTGVVLFAGGLLALSQMDSAGPLYWLGIVCIGLGAGLSGPVVYARVVSSWYDANRALMLALVTAVAVQLSQTWVAPVARWLIDTHDWRFALRVFALAVLVCAGGAAAFLLRLNPAEPLGAPATDEGADAGASGTKAMRTRTYWALTLADCLAAGALVGTQTHLVPWLGGRGVSADRTTLLASVLAFSGMAGVVLCAFFADRIQSQRFIAALYLIPVAGTMLLFFSGTSFALQFLGAVLSGVALSTVTMLLPYLVTRYFGLKASAEIFGFSLGLNVVSIGTATLLISDGFDATGSFTVPMALVIGATVVAFLLMATLKPFTYTVSRTPARSESAVLASQAEG, from the coding sequence ATGACATTCAGCATGTCCGGCATTTTCGTGGGCTCTTTCTCGGTCTTCCTGCCCGCGGTCTCGCAGGCGATGCACTGGGGACTGCCCGTCTTCACGCTCGTGTTCACCGTTTCCCAGTACGTCACCGCCGCGGCCTGCCCGCTCGGCGGCCGCATCACCAGACTCGTCGGGGTGCGCATCACGGCCACCACCGGCGTGGTGCTGTTCGCGGGCGGACTGCTCGCCCTGTCGCAAATGGACTCGGCCGGGCCGCTCTACTGGCTGGGCATCGTCTGCATCGGACTCGGCGCGGGCCTGTCCGGCCCGGTCGTCTACGCGCGGGTCGTCTCGTCCTGGTACGACGCCAACCGGGCGCTGATGCTGGCCCTGGTGACCGCCGTCGCGGTGCAGCTGTCACAGACGTGGGTCGCGCCGGTCGCCCGCTGGCTGATCGACACCCACGACTGGCGGTTCGCCCTGCGGGTGTTCGCCCTGGCGGTGCTCGTCTGCGCGGGCGGCGCGGCGGCGTTCCTGCTCCGGCTGAACCCGGCCGAGCCGCTCGGCGCCCCGGCCACGGACGAAGGGGCCGACGCGGGTGCTTCGGGGACGAAGGCGATGCGCACGCGGACCTACTGGGCCCTGACCTTGGCCGACTGCCTGGCGGCGGGGGCGCTGGTCGGCACCCAGACCCACCTGGTTCCCTGGCTGGGGGGCCGCGGGGTCTCGGCGGACCGCACCACCCTCCTGGCATCGGTGCTGGCGTTCTCGGGCATGGCCGGCGTGGTGCTCTGCGCGTTCTTCGCCGACCGCATCCAGTCGCAGCGCTTCATCGCCGCCCTGTACCTGATTCCCGTCGCCGGCACGATGCTCCTGTTCTTCTCCGGGACGTCGTTCGCTCTCCAGTTCCTCGGAGCCGTTCTCTCCGGGGTCGCGCTGAGTACCGTGACCATGCTGCTGCCGTACCTGGTGACCCGGTACTTCGGCCTCAAGGCGTCCGCGGAGATCTTCGGCTTCAGCCTCGGGCTCAACGTCGTGAGCATCGGGACGGCGACCCTGCTCATCAGCGACGGTTTCGACGCCACCGGCAGCTTCACGGTGCCCATGGCGCTGGTCATCGGCGCCACCGTGGTCGCCTTCCTGCTCATGGCGACGCTCAAGCCCTTCACCTACACGGTGTCGCGGACGCCGGCGCGCAGCGAGAGCGCCGTCCTGGCTTCCCAGGCCGAGGGATGA
- a CDS encoding flavin reductase family protein translates to MAVSPNASRELRDAYGHTASGVVAVCGLVDGEPVGMVASSFVPVSLDPPLVSFCAMRTSRTWSVLRAAPGLGVSVLGEHHGDLCRQLSAPAGDRFAGIRWEAGESGAVFLHETALWLGCSLDAEVDAGDHVIALLRLRQVTLFPRIRPLVFHRGRFGRLAPV, encoded by the coding sequence ATGGCAGTCAGTCCGAACGCGTCGCGCGAACTGCGCGACGCCTACGGCCACACCGCGTCCGGGGTGGTGGCGGTCTGCGGGCTCGTGGACGGCGAGCCGGTCGGGATGGTGGCGAGTTCATTCGTCCCGGTCTCCCTCGACCCGCCTTTGGTCTCGTTCTGCGCCATGCGCACTTCGCGCACGTGGAGTGTGCTGCGCGCGGCACCGGGCCTCGGCGTCAGCGTGCTGGGGGAGCACCACGGCGACCTGTGCCGCCAGCTGTCCGCTCCGGCGGGGGACCGCTTCGCGGGCATCCGATGGGAGGCAGGGGAGTCCGGTGCGGTCTTCCTGCACGAGACGGCGCTGTGGCTCGGCTGCTCGCTCGACGCCGAGGTGGATGCAGGCGACCACGTGATTGCCCTGCTGCGCCTCCGGCAGGTGACTCTGTTCCCCCGGATCCGGCCGCTGGTTTTCCACCGCGGGCGTTTCGGAAGGTTGGCGCCTGTGTAA
- a CDS encoding SDR family NAD(P)-dependent oxidoreductase: protein MSEQSIALVTGANKGIGYAIAAGLGARGWSVGIGARDEQRRADAVAKLRAAGVDAFGVPLDVTDDASVTAAAALLEDRAGRLDALVNNAGIAGAWPETPSAVTPESLRAVVETNVIGVVRVTNAMLPLLRRSAHPRIVNQSSHVASLTLQSTPGADLGGTSGAYAPSKTFLNAVTIQYAKELAGTAVKVNGACPGYVATDLNGFHGTSTPADGAGIALRLATLPDDGPTGGLFDDAGTVPW, encoded by the coding sequence ATGAGCGAACAGTCGATCGCGCTGGTCACCGGCGCGAACAAGGGAATCGGGTACGCGATCGCGGCCGGGCTCGGCGCGCGGGGCTGGAGCGTCGGAATCGGTGCCCGGGACGAACAACGCCGTGCGGACGCCGTGGCCAAGCTGCGGGCGGCCGGCGTCGACGCGTTCGGGGTGCCGCTCGACGTGACCGACGACGCGAGCGTCACGGCCGCCGCCGCACTGCTCGAGGACCGGGCGGGCCGGCTCGACGCGCTGGTCAACAACGCGGGTATCGCCGGGGCCTGGCCGGAGACACCCTCGGCGGTCACGCCGGAGAGCCTGCGGGCCGTCGTGGAGACCAACGTGATCGGCGTCGTCCGGGTCACCAACGCGATGCTGCCGCTGCTGCGCCGCTCCGCGCACCCGCGGATCGTCAACCAGTCCAGCCACGTCGCCTCGCTGACCCTGCAGAGCACGCCCGGCGCCGACCTCGGCGGGACCAGCGGGGCCTACGCACCGTCGAAGACGTTCCTGAACGCCGTCACCATCCAGTACGCCAAGGAACTGGCCGGCACCGCCGTCAAAGTCAACGGCGCCTGCCCCGGTTACGTCGCCACCGACCTCAACGGCTTCCACGGGACGAGCACGCCCGCGGACGGCGCCGGGATCGCCCTCCGGCTGGCCACGCTGCCGGACGACGGCCCGACCGGCGGCCTGTTCGACGACGCCGGGACCGTGCCCTGGTAG
- a CDS encoding VOC family protein, translating into MKLASVRLVTDDLPTLTAFYSTLTNTEPVTPYGPGDYAELHTEGSIIALAGSAAVKRFNNYAAVAAANRSAIIEFEVDDVDAERARLGDQVTDWVQEPTNQPWGNRSMLLRDPDGNLINLYSTGH; encoded by the coding sequence ATGAAGCTCGCCTCAGTACGCCTCGTCACCGACGACCTGCCCACCCTGACCGCGTTCTACTCCACGCTCACCAACACCGAGCCGGTGACCCCCTACGGGCCCGGCGACTACGCCGAACTGCACACCGAAGGCAGCATCATCGCGCTGGCCGGCAGCGCGGCGGTCAAGCGTTTCAACAACTACGCCGCCGTGGCCGCCGCCAACCGATCCGCCATCATCGAGTTCGAGGTCGACGACGTCGACGCCGAACGCGCCCGCCTCGGCGACCAGGTCACCGACTGGGTCCAAGAACCCACCAACCAGCCATGGGGAAACCGGTCGATGCTCCTGCGCGACCCCGACGGCAACCTCATCAACCTCTACTCCACCGGACACTGA
- a CDS encoding thiamine pyrophosphate-binding protein, protein MPVLTGGQIVARTLHNYGVGYVAGIPGHGIWSLTDAFLDDESKIPFVQTFHEQSAVHLADGYYRATGRPIAAVTSIGAGASNTVIGMGTAFTDSTSVLVITGGPPTHMRGHGLLQELDRYTANDFPKVAEAVSKRHWVVTRVEELPFVLHRCFNSMLTGRPGPVHLEVPMDVQAEAADVQLHDLERRIPVGRQHPDPLAIDRAVEVLRGARRPVIVVGGGAITSEAGDQVKALAERWSIPVVTTWNGKSAFPEDHELFAGSVGQTGTLVGNAIASSADVVVSVGCRFTDWSASSYAKGISFSIPPAKLIHIDIDPHEIGKNYPAEVGIVADAQRAVGAIVDSLPRAAADRSEYLAELAQLKQDWEEKLASRRDSDRYPFTSQRPLGALRAALPRDAIIVAGSGNTQGAVKQTFPVYEPRTHLTSGGFSSMGWAIPAAVGAKLGAPDRTVACVLGDGDFLMTAQEIALSVTTGAPVVFVVQNNAGYMSIRGGQRKQTSRHIGTEFSRPDGTPYSPDFAALGASFGIESWKVPDAESLEPILRKAVQSGEPALVEVPTDRDAAGPWVPGWWDFPIPAYVTDERQDEYHRTRATEQHL, encoded by the coding sequence ATGCCTGTCCTCACCGGCGGCCAGATCGTCGCGCGGACCCTGCACAACTACGGCGTCGGCTACGTGGCCGGCATCCCCGGTCACGGCATCTGGTCCCTGACCGACGCCTTCCTGGACGACGAGTCGAAGATCCCGTTCGTCCAGACGTTCCACGAGCAGAGCGCGGTCCACCTCGCGGACGGCTACTACCGCGCCACCGGCCGCCCGATCGCCGCGGTCACCTCGATCGGCGCCGGCGCCAGCAACACGGTGATCGGCATGGGCACCGCGTTCACCGACTCGACGAGCGTGCTGGTCATCACCGGCGGGCCCCCGACGCACATGCGCGGCCACGGCCTGCTCCAGGAGCTCGACCGCTACACGGCCAACGACTTCCCCAAGGTCGCCGAGGCCGTGAGCAAGCGGCACTGGGTGGTGACCCGGGTCGAGGAGCTGCCGTTCGTCCTGCACCGGTGTTTCAACTCGATGCTCACCGGGCGGCCCGGCCCGGTGCACCTCGAGGTCCCGATGGACGTCCAGGCCGAGGCCGCCGACGTCCAGCTGCACGACCTCGAGCGGCGGATCCCGGTCGGCCGCCAGCACCCGGACCCGCTCGCCATCGACCGCGCGGTCGAGGTGCTGCGCGGCGCCCGGCGGCCGGTCATCGTCGTGGGTGGCGGCGCGATCACGTCGGAGGCGGGCGACCAGGTCAAGGCGCTGGCCGAGCGCTGGTCGATCCCGGTCGTGACGACCTGGAACGGCAAGAGCGCGTTCCCGGAGGACCACGAGCTGTTCGCGGGCAGCGTCGGGCAGACCGGCACGCTGGTCGGCAACGCGATCGCGAGCTCGGCGGACGTCGTCGTGTCGGTCGGGTGCCGGTTCACCGACTGGTCCGCCTCCAGCTACGCCAAGGGGATCAGCTTCTCCATCCCGCCTGCCAAGCTGATCCACATCGACATCGACCCGCACGAGATCGGCAAGAACTACCCCGCCGAGGTGGGCATCGTCGCGGACGCGCAGCGCGCGGTGGGCGCGATCGTGGACTCCCTGCCCCGCGCGGCCGCGGACCGTTCGGAGTACCTGGCCGAGCTGGCTCAGCTGAAGCAGGACTGGGAAGAGAAACTCGCCTCCCGCCGCGACAGCGACCGCTACCCGTTCACCTCCCAGCGCCCGCTGGGGGCATTGCGCGCCGCACTCCCCCGCGACGCGATCATCGTCGCCGGATCGGGCAACACCCAGGGCGCCGTCAAACAGACGTTCCCGGTGTACGAGCCCCGCACGCACCTGACGTCCGGGGGCTTCTCGTCGATGGGGTGGGCGATCCCCGCCGCCGTCGGCGCGAAGCTGGGCGCACCCGACCGCACGGTCGCCTGTGTCCTGGGCGACGGCGACTTCCTGATGACGGCGCAGGAGATCGCGCTGAGCGTCACGACCGGGGCGCCGGTGGTGTTCGTGGTGCAGAACAACGCGGGCTACATGTCCATCCGGGGCGGGCAGCGCAAGCAGACGTCCCGCCACATCGGCACGGAGTTCTCGCGTCCGGACGGGACACCGTACAGCCCGGACTTCGCCGCGCTGGGTGCCTCGTTCGGGATCGAGTCGTGGAAGGTGCCGGACGCCGAGTCGCTGGAGCCGATCCTGCGCAAGGCCGTCCAGTCGGGCGAGCCGGCGCTGGTGGAGGTGCCGACCGACCGGGACGCGGCCGGCCCGTGGGTGCCCGGCTGGTGGGACTTCCCGATCCCGGCCTACGTCACCGACGAGCGCCAGGACGAGTACCACCGGACCCGGGCGACCGAGCAGCACCTCTGA
- a CDS encoding nuclear transport factor 2 family protein has protein sequence MTIDHTEAPVTDPVAAQLAAHKETVLTMMSLLTDPTTSEQARAYLTETYIQHNPNITSGADAIIAWTKTEEARHARESMRPAPEPPVMVAEGDKVVMMISRDVPDPRDPGKTYRSYWFDMWRVEDGKLAEHWDGAPVSTE, from the coding sequence GTGACCATCGACCACACCGAAGCACCGGTCACCGACCCCGTCGCGGCCCAGCTCGCGGCGCACAAGGAGACCGTGCTGACCATGATGTCGCTTTTGACCGATCCCACGACCTCCGAGCAGGCACGCGCCTACCTCACCGAGACCTACATCCAGCACAACCCGAACATCACCTCGGGCGCGGACGCGATCATCGCCTGGACGAAGACCGAGGAGGCGCGGCACGCGCGGGAATCGATGCGTCCCGCACCCGAACCTCCGGTTATGGTGGCCGAAGGCGACAAGGTCGTGATGATGATCAGCAGGGATGTGCCCGACCCGCGGGATCCGGGCAAGACCTACCGGTCCTACTGGTTCGACATGTGGCGCGTCGAGGACGGCAAGCTCGCCGAACATTGGGACGGCGCTCCGGTGAGCACCGAGTAG
- a CDS encoding carotenoid oxygenase family protein, with translation MAKAFPPELTSGMDEPCRFDLEVFDLEVVEGEVPADIDGLFVQAVPDQVYLPDVPVLYPMTIAAGGDGAVRAFRIKDGCVDFRTRYVRTERFELERKARRPLFGNYRDPFSDDPSVAGKDRTTANTAIYWHAGRMLASKEDGLPYEVDPVTLETRGVWNAYGAITSHTFTAHPKFDPDTGEMFGFGYAARGETTRDIAYYVIDAAGKVTHEAWFEAPYSAMIHDCALTEHYMLFPIMPITSDLDRLKAGGPHFVYDADLPQVFGVMPRYGSADEVRWFRAPHAFPGHTINAYEQDGKIVFDLLETDGNGFAPVVPDKNGAPMPPDGLTTRHVRWRIDYRADDEHLVEREVLAIVNGEGPHIDPRRQLKPYRHVFVPTLDRGKLATDVNGRPYPVMFNQLSHFDLEAGTREDWYPGPAATFQDPVYFTKSADAPEHDGYLIATLNWPLERRSELVILDTLELARGPVARLRLPVRMRLGIHATWFDGAEIPTWR, from the coding sequence ATGGCAAAGGCTTTCCCGCCGGAGCTCACCTCGGGGATGGACGAGCCGTGCCGGTTCGATCTCGAGGTGTTCGACCTGGAGGTCGTGGAGGGCGAGGTGCCGGCGGACATCGACGGGCTGTTCGTCCAGGCCGTGCCGGACCAGGTGTACCTGCCGGACGTCCCGGTGCTCTACCCGATGACCATCGCGGCGGGCGGGGACGGCGCGGTCCGGGCGTTCCGGATCAAGGACGGCTGCGTGGACTTCCGGACACGCTACGTGCGCACGGAACGGTTCGAACTGGAGCGCAAGGCGCGCCGGCCCCTGTTCGGGAACTACCGGGACCCGTTCTCCGACGACCCCAGCGTCGCCGGCAAGGACCGGACCACCGCGAACACGGCCATCTACTGGCACGCGGGCCGGATGCTCGCCTCCAAAGAGGACGGGCTGCCCTACGAGGTCGACCCGGTCACGCTGGAGACCCGCGGGGTCTGGAACGCGTACGGGGCCATCACCAGCCACACCTTCACCGCGCATCCCAAGTTCGACCCGGACACCGGCGAGATGTTCGGCTTCGGCTACGCGGCCCGGGGCGAGACGACCCGGGACATCGCGTACTACGTGATCGACGCCGCGGGCAAGGTCACCCACGAGGCGTGGTTCGAGGCACCGTACTCGGCCATGATCCACGACTGCGCGTTGACCGAGCACTACATGCTGTTCCCGATCATGCCGATCACCAGCGACCTCGACCGGCTGAAGGCCGGCGGCCCGCACTTCGTCTACGACGCGGACCTCCCCCAGGTCTTCGGCGTCATGCCCCGCTACGGGAGCGCCGACGAGGTGCGCTGGTTCCGGGCACCGCACGCGTTCCCCGGCCACACGATCAACGCCTACGAACAGGATGGCAAGATCGTCTTCGACCTGCTGGAAACCGACGGCAACGGCTTCGCCCCGGTGGTGCCCGACAAGAACGGCGCGCCGATGCCCCCGGACGGCCTCACCACGCGCCACGTGCGCTGGCGCATCGACTACCGCGCCGACGACGAGCACCTGGTGGAGCGGGAGGTACTGGCCATCGTCAACGGCGAGGGGCCGCACATCGACCCCCGGCGCCAGCTGAAGCCCTACCGGCACGTGTTCGTGCCGACCCTGGACCGCGGCAAGCTCGCCACGGACGTCAACGGCCGCCCCTACCCGGTGATGTTCAACCAGCTCAGCCACTTCGACCTGGAAGCGGGCACCCGCGAGGACTGGTACCCGGGGCCGGCCGCGACGTTCCAGGACCCGGTGTACTTCACCAAGTCCGCCGACGCGCCCGAACACGACGGCTACCTGATCGCCACGCTCAACTGGCCGTTGGAGCGGCGCAGTGAGCTCGTCATCCTCGACACCCTAGAACTCGCGCGCGGGCCGGTCGCCCGGCTGAGGCTCCCCGTCCGCATGCGCCTCGGCATCCACGCCACGTGGTTCGACGGCGCCGAAATCCCCACCTGGAGGTAG
- a CDS encoding GMC family oxidoreductase, giving the protein MTRAENYDYVVVGAGSAGCAVAARLSEDPGVRVALIEAGPAANGRLFEIPALFSQQLKTVFDWDFETEPEPRLGGRRAYLPRGRAIGGTSSMNTMLYVRGHRYDYDTWERLGNKGWSYDDVLPFFKKSEDNQRGADDYHAVGGPLTVSDPVAVHPLLRNWVEAAERAGHRANPDFNGADQEGVGYYQVTQRRGLRCSSAVAFLEPAAERANLTVLPSTLALRLKFEGGRATGVEVDHLGTVRTIGVDREIVLSLGAYNSPHLLLQSGVGPADELAAAGVRPLHDLPDVGRNMQDHTGCFISFVSSTPPVLGPDTTAEEDQLRSTGTSPMAWTEVGGFLYSGDDQPAPDIQLHAALGIVRDQGLAAPLEPGMSFGPYVARPESRGSVRLRHSHPYAKPRIFHNYLADQGDRDRLREGVRLCLRIARQRGFTDLLDGGLAEAAAAGLAPLTDLDQDIDDYIRTQSFSFYHPSGTCMMGKVVDAELRVHGLDNVRVADTSIMPTLVTGNTNAPAIMIGERAAAFIKAP; this is encoded by the coding sequence ATGACACGAGCCGAGAACTACGACTACGTGGTGGTCGGAGCCGGATCCGCCGGCTGCGCCGTGGCCGCACGGCTGTCCGAGGACCCCGGCGTGCGGGTGGCCCTGATCGAAGCGGGCCCCGCGGCGAACGGCCGCCTGTTCGAGATCCCGGCCCTGTTCTCCCAGCAGCTGAAGACGGTCTTCGACTGGGACTTCGAAACCGAGCCGGAGCCCCGGCTCGGCGGCCGGCGCGCCTACCTGCCGCGCGGCCGCGCGATCGGCGGGACCAGCTCGATGAACACGATGCTGTACGTGCGCGGGCACCGCTACGACTACGACACGTGGGAGCGGCTGGGCAACAAGGGCTGGTCCTACGACGACGTCCTCCCGTTCTTCAAGAAGTCGGAGGACAACCAGCGCGGCGCCGACGACTACCACGCCGTCGGCGGGCCCCTGACCGTCAGCGACCCGGTCGCCGTCCACCCCCTGCTGAGGAACTGGGTCGAGGCGGCCGAGCGCGCGGGCCACCGGGCGAACCCGGACTTCAACGGCGCCGACCAGGAAGGCGTCGGCTACTACCAGGTCACCCAGCGCCGGGGACTGCGGTGCAGCAGCGCGGTCGCCTTCCTCGAGCCCGCCGCCGAGCGCGCCAACCTGACCGTCCTGCCGTCCACTTTGGCCTTACGCCTGAAGTTCGAAGGCGGCCGGGCGACCGGCGTCGAGGTGGACCACCTCGGGACCGTCCGGACGATCGGCGTCGACCGCGAGATCGTCCTCTCCCTGGGCGCCTACAACTCGCCGCACCTGCTGCTGCAGTCGGGCGTCGGCCCGGCCGACGAGCTGGCCGCGGCCGGCGTGCGCCCGCTCCACGACCTGCCCGACGTCGGCCGCAACATGCAGGACCACACGGGGTGCTTCATCAGCTTCGTCAGCAGCACGCCCCCGGTGCTCGGCCCCGACACGACCGCCGAGGAGGACCAGCTCCGGTCCACCGGCACCAGCCCGATGGCGTGGACCGAGGTCGGCGGCTTCCTGTATTCCGGCGACGACCAGCCCGCCCCGGACATCCAGCTGCACGCCGCGCTCGGCATCGTGCGGGACCAGGGACTCGCCGCACCGCTCGAGCCCGGCATGTCGTTCGGCCCGTACGTCGCCCGCCCGGAAAGCCGCGGCTCCGTGCGGCTGCGGCACTCGCACCCCTACGCGAAGCCACGCATCTTCCACAACTACCTGGCCGACCAGGGCGACCGCGACCGGCTGCGCGAGGGCGTGCGCCTTTGCCTGCGGATCGCGCGGCAACGCGGTTTCACCGACCTCCTGGACGGCGGCCTCGCCGAAGCCGCCGCGGCCGGGCTCGCCCCGCTGACGGACCTCGACCAGGACATCGACGACTACATCCGCACGCAGTCGTTCTCGTTCTACCACCCGTCCGGCACCTGCATGATGGGCAAGGTGGTGGACGCCGAGCTGCGCGTGCACGGCTTGGACAACGTGCGCGTCGCCGACACGTCGATCATGCCGACGCTCGTGACGGGTAACACCAACGCGCCGGCGATCATGATCGGCGAACGTGCCGCCGCGTTCATCAAGGCCCCCTGA
- a CDS encoding GMC oxidoreductase produces MTDLNVPDGLTADVLETATGVDEIDTDVLIIGSGMGGSTLAWALRDSGARVLVVERGRFLPREPENSQPEHMYLKGRYKNAGQWYDGATGKPFAPGVYYWVGGNTRFYGAMLPRFRRSDFTEVQHREGRSRAWPFGYDDLEPHYGTMERLLQVHGQTTEDPTEPPHSTPYPHPPLPHEPTIERFAGALRRQGLHPHHTPNALNVVTQADRAAVCTADGCPDDTGMKSDAENRILVPALQAGAKLMIEAVVTRLITAPDGRTVVAAEASHGDRTIRITARQFVVAAGAVNSAALLLRSANDQHPEGLGNSSGLLGRNYMVHNSTFFVGVNPFRTNPTKWQKTLGVNDFYEETLGNLQMLGKLQAPMLKPARAWAPMWALKFMATRSIDIYLTSEDLPSRDNRVRVDGDRTIIDWTPNNVSAHHELVKRVTKIVRKAGYPLIFTQRMGIETNSHMCGTAVAGTDPAESVLDPFCRSHDVENLWLADASFFPSSAALNPALTIGANALRIAPAIAAAVS; encoded by the coding sequence ATGACCGACCTCAACGTCCCCGACGGACTGACCGCAGACGTCCTCGAGACGGCCACCGGAGTGGACGAAATCGACACCGACGTCCTGATCATCGGGTCCGGGATGGGGGGCTCGACGCTCGCGTGGGCACTGCGCGACTCGGGTGCGCGCGTCCTGGTCGTCGAGCGGGGCCGGTTCCTGCCCCGGGAACCGGAGAACTCGCAGCCGGAGCACATGTACCTGAAGGGCCGCTACAAGAACGCCGGCCAGTGGTACGACGGCGCCACCGGCAAGCCGTTCGCGCCCGGCGTCTACTACTGGGTGGGCGGCAACACCCGCTTCTACGGCGCGATGCTGCCCCGGTTCCGGCGCAGCGACTTCACCGAGGTGCAGCACCGCGAAGGGCGCTCGCGCGCGTGGCCGTTCGGCTACGACGACCTCGAACCGCACTACGGGACGATGGAACGGCTGCTGCAGGTGCACGGCCAGACCACCGAGGACCCCACCGAACCGCCGCACTCGACGCCGTACCCCCACCCGCCGCTGCCGCACGAGCCGACCATCGAACGGTTCGCCGGTGCCCTCCGCCGTCAGGGGCTGCACCCGCACCACACGCCGAACGCGCTGAACGTGGTCACCCAGGCCGACCGCGCGGCCGTGTGCACGGCGGACGGCTGCCCCGACGACACGGGGATGAAGTCGGACGCGGAGAACCGGATCCTCGTCCCGGCGCTCCAGGCCGGGGCCAAGCTGATGATCGAGGCGGTGGTCACCCGCCTGATCACCGCGCCGGACGGCCGGACGGTGGTCGCCGCGGAGGCGAGCCACGGCGACCGGACCATCCGGATCACCGCCCGGCAGTTCGTCGTCGCGGCGGGCGCGGTCAACTCGGCGGCACTGCTGCTGCGTTCGGCGAACGACCAGCACCCGGAGGGGCTGGGCAACTCCTCGGGCCTGCTCGGCCGCAACTACATGGTCCACAACAGCACGTTCTTCGTGGGCGTGAATCCTTTTCGGACCAATCCGACGAAGTGGCAGAAGACCCTGGGTGTCAACGACTTCTACGAAGAGACGCTGGGCAACCTGCAGATGCTCGGCAAGCTCCAGGCACCCATGCTCAAGCCCGCCCGCGCATGGGCGCCGATGTGGGCGTTGAAGTTCATGGCCACCCGGAGCATCGACATCTACCTGACGAGCGAAGACCTGCCGTCCCGCGACAACCGGGTCCGGGTCGACGGCGACCGCACGATCATCGACTGGACGCCGAACAACGTCAGCGCCCACCACGAACTGGTGAAACGCGTGACGAAGATCGTCCGGAAGGCCGGTTATCCGCTGATCTTCACCCAGCGGATGGGGATCGAGACCAACTCGCACATGTGCGGCACCGCCGTGGCCGGGACCGATCCCGCGGAGAGCGTGCTCGATCCCTTCTGCCGCAGCCACGACGTCGAGAACCTGTGGCTCGCGGACGCGTCGTTCTTCCCCTCGTCGGCGGCGCTCAACCCGGCGTTGACCATCGGGGCCAACGCGCTGCGCATCGCGCCCGCCATCGCCGCCGCGGTGTCGTGA